Proteins encoded by one window of Megachile rotundata isolate GNS110a chromosome 10, iyMegRotu1, whole genome shotgun sequence:
- the nAChRbeta2 gene encoding nicotinic acetylcholine receptor beta2 isoform X1: MRISLGILLNTLNIIHGIAGMKIYEANPDTKRLYDDLLSNYNRLIRPVINNTETLTVWLGLKLSQLIEMNLKNQVMTTNVWVEQKWFDYKLRWDPEEYGGVEMLYVPSENIWLPDIVLYNNADGNYEVTLMTKATLKYTGEVSWKPPAIYKSSCEINVEYFPFDEQSCIMKFGSWTYNGAQVDLKHMKQVPGSNLVATGIDLKDFYLSVEWDILEVPASRNEEYYPCCKEPYSDITFNITMRRKTLFYTVNLIIPCVGITFLTVLVFYLPSDSGEKVSLCSSILLSLTVFFLLLAEIIPPTSLAIPLLGKYLLFTMILVTLSIWITVCVLNVHFRSPSTHNMSPWVRQVFLNWMPRMLMMRRTPYSTPEYDDTYMDSGYTNEIDFSFCDSVSDYPLELKGSPDGFESVTSQYKNIREDDARHIPHASVTDSENTMPRHLSPDVISALKGVRFIAQHIKNADKDNEVIEDWKFVAMVLDRLFLWVFTFACIGGTLGIICQAPSLYDTRKPVDQDLSGISLRNYMYPNSEEILQEE, encoded by the exons ATGAGAATATCGCTCGGTATTCTACTCAATACGCTTAATATCATACACG GTATAGCCggaatgaaaatttatgaagcaAATCCTGATACCAAGAGGCTTTACGATGATTTGCTGTCCAACTACAACAGACTTATACGCCCTGTTATCAATAATACCGAAACGTTAACAGTTTGGCTCGGCTTGAAGCTGTCGCAACTCATCGAAATG AACTTGAAAAATCAAGTGATGACAACGAATGTCTGGGTGGAACAG AAATGGTTTGATTACAAACTACGATGGGATCCAGAAGAATACGGCGGCGTGGAGATGCTTTACGTGCCTTCCGAGAATATTTGGCTACCAGATATCGTATTATACAATAA cGCCGATGGCAATTACGAAGTAACGCTTATGACGAaggcaactttaaaatatacgGGCGAGGTATCCTGGAAGCCGCCAGCAATCTATAAATCATCCTGCGAGATTAACGTGGAGTACTTCCCGTTTGATGAACAATCGTGCATCATGAAATTCGGCTCTTGGACATATAATGGCGCTCAG GTGGATCTTAAACATATGAAACAAGTACCTGGCAGCAATTTGGTTGCAACAGGGATTGACTTGAAAGACTTTTACTTATCGGTAGAATGGGATATTTTAGAAGTACCCGCGTCAAGGAACGAGGAGTATTATCCTTGTTGCAAGGAACCCTATTCTG ATATCACCTTTAACATTACGATGCGAAGAAAAACATTATTCTATACGGTCAACTTAATCATCCCGTGCGTTGGTATAACGTTCCTTACAGTACTTGTCTTCTACCTTCCAAGTGACTCCGGCGAAAAA gTGTCACTGTGTTCTTCCATTCTACTCTCGCTGACAGTGTTCTTTTTACTACTAGCAGAAATTATACCACCTACGTCACTGGCCATTCCGCTTTTAGGAAAATACTTGCTATTCACTATGATTTTAGTCACGTTATCGATATGGATCACTGTATGCGTACTGAACGTTCATTTTCG ATCACCGTCCACGCACAATATGTCGCCATGGGTCAGACAAGTATTCTTAAATTGGATGCCACGAATGTTGATGATGCGTCGAACACCGTACTCGACCCCGGAATATGACGATACGTATATGGATAGCGGATATACCAATGAAATAGATTTTAG ctTTTGTGATAGCGTTAGCGACTACCCTCTGGAGTTAAAAGGAAGTCCAGATGGATTCGAGAGCGTCACCTCCCAGTATAAGAATATAAGGGAGGATGATGCCCGCCATATTCCACACGCGTCAG TCACTGATAGCGAAAATACGATGCCGAGACACTTGTCCCCAGATGTCATATCAGCTCTTAAGGGTGTGCGCTTCATTGCTCAACATATAAAAAATGCAGACAAGGATAACGAG gttaTAGAAGATTGGAAATTCGTAGCCATGGTTTTAGATAGACTTTTTCTTTGGGTTTTTACATTCGCATGTATCGGAGGTACGCTCGGCATAATATGTCAAGCTCCAAGTTTATATGATACAAGAAAACCTGTGGACCAAGATCTTTCTGGAATATCACTTCGTAATTATATGTACCCGAATTCAGAAGAGATTTTGCAAGAAGaataa
- the Su(var)2-10 gene encoding E3 SUMO-protein ligase Su(var)2-10 isoform X3, which translates to MVLSFRVSELQMLLGFAGRNKSGRKNELQARALELLRLRSHPVQLKIRELYKTIQADQLAAHQMYGQTGGSGEPQIDQNMHSRNYYTRQAISQQQQSQSSVSSGKDLPPAHQASIPQAPRTNPVYPSSGYTSVTPQILTFQQTSTAPYNPYPYPPKVLPSPLQIQSRSQYPIHPDVRLKKLPFFDLLAELLKPSSLMPQGSMRLQENTFMFHLTPQQSTDIASSRDCRAGSKMDYTVQVQMRFCLQETSCEQEDCFPPSIAVKVNGKLCPLPNPIPTNKPGVEPKRPPRPVNISPLVKLSPTVGNQIHVTWSADYGRRYAIAIYLVRKLSSAELLMRLKNRGVRHSDYTRGLIKEKLNEDADSEIATTSLRVSLACPLGKMRMSTPCRASTCSHLQCFDASLFLQMNERKPTWNCPVCDKPALYDNLVIDGYFQEVLNSKKLLPDVNEIQLLQDGSWENLVLKKEKDKDKNETKVITNTENRKIDVDTVDLDENTLTPPKEKKRAVVIDLISDSDDDDEHTTPTQSTKKVASGTSSPKKSQTSSISSTSESPELMIIDLE; encoded by the exons ATGGTTCTAAGTTTTCGAGTCTCTGAACTACAAATGCTTCTTGGTTTTGCTGGTAGAAATAAGTCGGGTAGAAAAAACGAATTACAAGCACGTGCTCTAGAATTGTTAAGGTTGAGATCACATCCTGTACAACTTAAAATACGTGAATTATATAAAACAATACA AGCTGATCAATTGGCAGCACATCAAATGTATGGTCAGACAGGTGGTTCCGGAGAACCACAAATCGATCAAAACATGCATTCCAGAAATTATTACACTAG ACAAGCAATCAGTCAGCAGCAACAGTCACAATCTTCAGTTTCCAGTGGGAAGGATCTACCACCTGCACATCAAGCATCTATACCTCAGGCACCTAGAACTAATCCTGTATATCCATCCTCGGGATATACTAGTGTAACACCACAG ATCTTAACATTTCAGCAAACATCAACTGCTCCATATAATCCATATCCATACCCACCAAAAGTTTTGCCCTCCCCATTACAAATACAGTCCAGAAGCCAATATCCTATACATCCAGATGTTAGATTGAAAAAACTTCCATTTTTCGATTTATTGGCTGAACTGTTAAAGCCATCTAGTCTAATGCCCCAAGGGTCCATGAGACTTCAAGAGAACACATTTATGTTTCATTTAACACCACAACAATCAACTGATATAGCTAGTTCAAGAGACTGTCGTGCAGGAAGTAAAATGGACTATACTGTGCAG GTACAAATGCGATTTTGTTTACAAGAAACTTCTTGTGAACAAGAAGACTGTTTTCCCCCAAGTATTGCTGTGAAAGTAAATGGAAAGTTGTGTCCTTTACCT aaTCCTATACCTACAAATAAACCGGGTGTAGAACCAAAGAGGCCACCACGGCCTGTTAATATTAGTCCCTTAGTTAAATTATCTCCCACTGTAGGAAATCAAATTCATGTCACGTGGTCGGCTGACTATGGAAGACGATATGCGATTGCGATATATCTAGTTAGAAAGCTTTCAAGTGCAGAATTATTAATGAGATTAAAAAATAGAGGTGTCCGTCATTCAGATTATACAAGAGGCTTAA TTAAAGAAAAGCTTAACGAAGATGCAGATAGCGAAATAGCAACGACGTCGTTAAGAGTATCGTTAGCTTGCCCGTTAGGAAAGATGCGTATGAGCACACCATGTCGTGCGTCGACGTGTTCACATTTGCAATGTTTCGATGCTTCGTTGTTCCTTCAAATGAATGAAAGAAAACCTACGTGGAATTGTCCGGTCTGTGATAAGCCGGCGTTGTACGATAATCTTGTTATCGACGGATACTTTCAAGAAGTATTAAACTCTAAGAAACTATTGCCCGATGTGAATGAAATTCAATTACTTCAAGATGGTTCGTGGGAGAATTTGGTATTGAAGAAGGAGAAAGATaaggataaaaatgaaacaaaagttATTACGAATACAGAGAATCGCAAGATTGACGTGGATACGGTGGATCTGG ATGAAAATACTCTTACACCTCCGAAGGAGAAGAAACGAGCGGTTGTTATTGATTTAATATCGGATAGCGATGACGACGATGAACATACTACTCCAACGCAAAGTACAAAGAAAGTAGCTAGTGGTACTTCTTCGCCCAAAAAATCGCAAACTAGTTCTATTAGCAGTACGAGTGAATCACCAGAATTGATGATAATTGATTTAGAATAG
- the Su(var)2-10 gene encoding E3 SUMO-protein ligase Su(var)2-10 isoform X4: MYGQTGGSGEPQIDQNMHSRNYYTRQAISQQQQSQSSVSSGKDLPPAHQASIPQAPRTNPVYPSSGYTSVTPQILTFQQTSTAPYNPYPYPPKVLPSPLQIQSRSQYPIHPDVRLKKLPFFDLLAELLKPSSLMPQGSMRLQENTFMFHLTPQQSTDIASSRDCRAGSKMDYTVQVQMRFCLQETSCEQEDCFPPSIAVKVNGKLCPLPNPIPTNKPGVEPKRPPRPVNISPLVKLSPTVGNQIHVTWSADYGRRYAIAIYLVRKLSSAELLMRLKNRGVRHSDYTRGLIKEKLNEDADSEIATTSLRVSLACPLGKMRMSTPCRASTCSHLQCFDASLFLQMNERKPTWNCPVCDKPALYDNLVIDGYFQEVLNSKKLLPDVNEIQLLQDGSWENLVLKKEKDKDKNETKVITNTENRKIDVDTVDLDENTLTPPKEKKRAVVIDLISDSDDDDEHTTPTQSTKKVASGTSSPKKSQTSSISSTSESPELMIIDLE; this comes from the exons ATGTATGGTCAGACAGGTGGTTCCGGAGAACCACAAATCGATCAAAACATGCATTCCAGAAATTATTACACTAG ACAAGCAATCAGTCAGCAGCAACAGTCACAATCTTCAGTTTCCAGTGGGAAGGATCTACCACCTGCACATCAAGCATCTATACCTCAGGCACCTAGAACTAATCCTGTATATCCATCCTCGGGATATACTAGTGTAACACCACAG ATCTTAACATTTCAGCAAACATCAACTGCTCCATATAATCCATATCCATACCCACCAAAAGTTTTGCCCTCCCCATTACAAATACAGTCCAGAAGCCAATATCCTATACATCCAGATGTTAGATTGAAAAAACTTCCATTTTTCGATTTATTGGCTGAACTGTTAAAGCCATCTAGTCTAATGCCCCAAGGGTCCATGAGACTTCAAGAGAACACATTTATGTTTCATTTAACACCACAACAATCAACTGATATAGCTAGTTCAAGAGACTGTCGTGCAGGAAGTAAAATGGACTATACTGTGCAG GTACAAATGCGATTTTGTTTACAAGAAACTTCTTGTGAACAAGAAGACTGTTTTCCCCCAAGTATTGCTGTGAAAGTAAATGGAAAGTTGTGTCCTTTACCT aaTCCTATACCTACAAATAAACCGGGTGTAGAACCAAAGAGGCCACCACGGCCTGTTAATATTAGTCCCTTAGTTAAATTATCTCCCACTGTAGGAAATCAAATTCATGTCACGTGGTCGGCTGACTATGGAAGACGATATGCGATTGCGATATATCTAGTTAGAAAGCTTTCAAGTGCAGAATTATTAATGAGATTAAAAAATAGAGGTGTCCGTCATTCAGATTATACAAGAGGCTTAA TTAAAGAAAAGCTTAACGAAGATGCAGATAGCGAAATAGCAACGACGTCGTTAAGAGTATCGTTAGCTTGCCCGTTAGGAAAGATGCGTATGAGCACACCATGTCGTGCGTCGACGTGTTCACATTTGCAATGTTTCGATGCTTCGTTGTTCCTTCAAATGAATGAAAGAAAACCTACGTGGAATTGTCCGGTCTGTGATAAGCCGGCGTTGTACGATAATCTTGTTATCGACGGATACTTTCAAGAAGTATTAAACTCTAAGAAACTATTGCCCGATGTGAATGAAATTCAATTACTTCAAGATGGTTCGTGGGAGAATTTGGTATTGAAGAAGGAGAAAGATaaggataaaaatgaaacaaaagttATTACGAATACAGAGAATCGCAAGATTGACGTGGATACGGTGGATCTGG ATGAAAATACTCTTACACCTCCGAAGGAGAAGAAACGAGCGGTTGTTATTGATTTAATATCGGATAGCGATGACGACGATGAACATACTACTCCAACGCAAAGTACAAAGAAAGTAGCTAGTGGTACTTCTTCGCCCAAAAAATCGCAAACTAGTTCTATTAGCAGTACGAGTGAATCACCAGAATTGATGATAATTGATTTAGAATAG
- the Su(var)2-10 gene encoding E3 SUMO-protein ligase Su(var)2-10 isoform X2 — translation MAETKELENMVLSFRVSELQMLLGFAGRNKSGRKNELQARALELLRLRSHPVQLKIRELYKTIQADQLAAHQMYGQTGGSGEPQIDQNMHSRNYYTRQAISQQQQSQSSVSSGKDLPPAHQASIPQAPRTNPVYPSSGYTSVTPQQTSTAPYNPYPYPPKVLPSPLQIQSRSQYPIHPDVRLKKLPFFDLLAELLKPSSLMPQGSMRLQENTFMFHLTPQQSTDIASSRDCRAGSKMDYTVQVQMRFCLQETSCEQEDCFPPSIAVKVNGKLCPLPNPIPTNKPGVEPKRPPRPVNISPLVKLSPTVGNQIHVTWSADYGRRYAIAIYLVRKLSSAELLMRLKNRGVRHSDYTRGLIKEKLNEDADSEIATTSLRVSLACPLGKMRMSTPCRASTCSHLQCFDASLFLQMNERKPTWNCPVCDKPALYDNLVIDGYFQEVLNSKKLLPDVNEIQLLQDGSWENLVLKKEKDKDKNETKVITNTENRKIDVDTVDLDENTLTPPKEKKRAVVIDLISDSDDDDEHTTPTQSTKKVASGTSSPKKSQTSSISSTSESPELMIIDLE, via the exons ATGGCCGAAACGAAGGAATTGGAG AATATGGTTCTAAGTTTTCGAGTCTCTGAACTACAAATGCTTCTTGGTTTTGCTGGTAGAAATAAGTCGGGTAGAAAAAACGAATTACAAGCACGTGCTCTAGAATTGTTAAGGTTGAGATCACATCCTGTACAACTTAAAATACGTGAATTATATAAAACAATACA AGCTGATCAATTGGCAGCACATCAAATGTATGGTCAGACAGGTGGTTCCGGAGAACCACAAATCGATCAAAACATGCATTCCAGAAATTATTACACTAG ACAAGCAATCAGTCAGCAGCAACAGTCACAATCTTCAGTTTCCAGTGGGAAGGATCTACCACCTGCACATCAAGCATCTATACCTCAGGCACCTAGAACTAATCCTGTATATCCATCCTCGGGATATACTAGTGTAACACCACAG CAAACATCAACTGCTCCATATAATCCATATCCATACCCACCAAAAGTTTTGCCCTCCCCATTACAAATACAGTCCAGAAGCCAATATCCTATACATCCAGATGTTAGATTGAAAAAACTTCCATTTTTCGATTTATTGGCTGAACTGTTAAAGCCATCTAGTCTAATGCCCCAAGGGTCCATGAGACTTCAAGAGAACACATTTATGTTTCATTTAACACCACAACAATCAACTGATATAGCTAGTTCAAGAGACTGTCGTGCAGGAAGTAAAATGGACTATACTGTGCAG GTACAAATGCGATTTTGTTTACAAGAAACTTCTTGTGAACAAGAAGACTGTTTTCCCCCAAGTATTGCTGTGAAAGTAAATGGAAAGTTGTGTCCTTTACCT aaTCCTATACCTACAAATAAACCGGGTGTAGAACCAAAGAGGCCACCACGGCCTGTTAATATTAGTCCCTTAGTTAAATTATCTCCCACTGTAGGAAATCAAATTCATGTCACGTGGTCGGCTGACTATGGAAGACGATATGCGATTGCGATATATCTAGTTAGAAAGCTTTCAAGTGCAGAATTATTAATGAGATTAAAAAATAGAGGTGTCCGTCATTCAGATTATACAAGAGGCTTAA TTAAAGAAAAGCTTAACGAAGATGCAGATAGCGAAATAGCAACGACGTCGTTAAGAGTATCGTTAGCTTGCCCGTTAGGAAAGATGCGTATGAGCACACCATGTCGTGCGTCGACGTGTTCACATTTGCAATGTTTCGATGCTTCGTTGTTCCTTCAAATGAATGAAAGAAAACCTACGTGGAATTGTCCGGTCTGTGATAAGCCGGCGTTGTACGATAATCTTGTTATCGACGGATACTTTCAAGAAGTATTAAACTCTAAGAAACTATTGCCCGATGTGAATGAAATTCAATTACTTCAAGATGGTTCGTGGGAGAATTTGGTATTGAAGAAGGAGAAAGATaaggataaaaatgaaacaaaagttATTACGAATACAGAGAATCGCAAGATTGACGTGGATACGGTGGATCTGG ATGAAAATACTCTTACACCTCCGAAGGAGAAGAAACGAGCGGTTGTTATTGATTTAATATCGGATAGCGATGACGACGATGAACATACTACTCCAACGCAAAGTACAAAGAAAGTAGCTAGTGGTACTTCTTCGCCCAAAAAATCGCAAACTAGTTCTATTAGCAGTACGAGTGAATCACCAGAATTGATGATAATTGATTTAGAATAG
- the Su(var)2-10 gene encoding E3 SUMO-protein ligase Su(var)2-10 isoform X1 gives MAETKELENMVLSFRVSELQMLLGFAGRNKSGRKNELQARALELLRLRSHPVQLKIRELYKTIQADQLAAHQMYGQTGGSGEPQIDQNMHSRNYYTRQAISQQQQSQSSVSSGKDLPPAHQASIPQAPRTNPVYPSSGYTSVTPQILTFQQTSTAPYNPYPYPPKVLPSPLQIQSRSQYPIHPDVRLKKLPFFDLLAELLKPSSLMPQGSMRLQENTFMFHLTPQQSTDIASSRDCRAGSKMDYTVQVQMRFCLQETSCEQEDCFPPSIAVKVNGKLCPLPNPIPTNKPGVEPKRPPRPVNISPLVKLSPTVGNQIHVTWSADYGRRYAIAIYLVRKLSSAELLMRLKNRGVRHSDYTRGLIKEKLNEDADSEIATTSLRVSLACPLGKMRMSTPCRASTCSHLQCFDASLFLQMNERKPTWNCPVCDKPALYDNLVIDGYFQEVLNSKKLLPDVNEIQLLQDGSWENLVLKKEKDKDKNETKVITNTENRKIDVDTVDLDENTLTPPKEKKRAVVIDLISDSDDDDEHTTPTQSTKKVASGTSSPKKSQTSSISSTSESPELMIIDLE, from the exons ATGGCCGAAACGAAGGAATTGGAG AATATGGTTCTAAGTTTTCGAGTCTCTGAACTACAAATGCTTCTTGGTTTTGCTGGTAGAAATAAGTCGGGTAGAAAAAACGAATTACAAGCACGTGCTCTAGAATTGTTAAGGTTGAGATCACATCCTGTACAACTTAAAATACGTGAATTATATAAAACAATACA AGCTGATCAATTGGCAGCACATCAAATGTATGGTCAGACAGGTGGTTCCGGAGAACCACAAATCGATCAAAACATGCATTCCAGAAATTATTACACTAG ACAAGCAATCAGTCAGCAGCAACAGTCACAATCTTCAGTTTCCAGTGGGAAGGATCTACCACCTGCACATCAAGCATCTATACCTCAGGCACCTAGAACTAATCCTGTATATCCATCCTCGGGATATACTAGTGTAACACCACAG ATCTTAACATTTCAGCAAACATCAACTGCTCCATATAATCCATATCCATACCCACCAAAAGTTTTGCCCTCCCCATTACAAATACAGTCCAGAAGCCAATATCCTATACATCCAGATGTTAGATTGAAAAAACTTCCATTTTTCGATTTATTGGCTGAACTGTTAAAGCCATCTAGTCTAATGCCCCAAGGGTCCATGAGACTTCAAGAGAACACATTTATGTTTCATTTAACACCACAACAATCAACTGATATAGCTAGTTCAAGAGACTGTCGTGCAGGAAGTAAAATGGACTATACTGTGCAG GTACAAATGCGATTTTGTTTACAAGAAACTTCTTGTGAACAAGAAGACTGTTTTCCCCCAAGTATTGCTGTGAAAGTAAATGGAAAGTTGTGTCCTTTACCT aaTCCTATACCTACAAATAAACCGGGTGTAGAACCAAAGAGGCCACCACGGCCTGTTAATATTAGTCCCTTAGTTAAATTATCTCCCACTGTAGGAAATCAAATTCATGTCACGTGGTCGGCTGACTATGGAAGACGATATGCGATTGCGATATATCTAGTTAGAAAGCTTTCAAGTGCAGAATTATTAATGAGATTAAAAAATAGAGGTGTCCGTCATTCAGATTATACAAGAGGCTTAA TTAAAGAAAAGCTTAACGAAGATGCAGATAGCGAAATAGCAACGACGTCGTTAAGAGTATCGTTAGCTTGCCCGTTAGGAAAGATGCGTATGAGCACACCATGTCGTGCGTCGACGTGTTCACATTTGCAATGTTTCGATGCTTCGTTGTTCCTTCAAATGAATGAAAGAAAACCTACGTGGAATTGTCCGGTCTGTGATAAGCCGGCGTTGTACGATAATCTTGTTATCGACGGATACTTTCAAGAAGTATTAAACTCTAAGAAACTATTGCCCGATGTGAATGAAATTCAATTACTTCAAGATGGTTCGTGGGAGAATTTGGTATTGAAGAAGGAGAAAGATaaggataaaaatgaaacaaaagttATTACGAATACAGAGAATCGCAAGATTGACGTGGATACGGTGGATCTGG ATGAAAATACTCTTACACCTCCGAAGGAGAAGAAACGAGCGGTTGTTATTGATTTAATATCGGATAGCGATGACGACGATGAACATACTACTCCAACGCAAAGTACAAAGAAAGTAGCTAGTGGTACTTCTTCGCCCAAAAAATCGCAAACTAGTTCTATTAGCAGTACGAGTGAATCACCAGAATTGATGATAATTGATTTAGAATAG
- the nAChRbeta2 gene encoding nicotinic acetylcholine receptor beta2 isoform X2, which translates to MRISLGILLNTLNIIHGIAGMKIYEANPDTKRLYDDLLSNYNRLIRPVINNTETLTVWLGLKLSQLIEMNLKNQVMTTNVWVEQKWFDYKLRWDPEEYGGVEMLYVPSENIWLPDIVLYNNADGNYEVTLMTKATLKYTGEVSWKPPAIYKSSCEINVEYFPFDEQSCIMKFGSWTYNGAQVDLKHMKQVPGSNLVATGIDLKDFYLSVEWDILEVPASRNEEYYPCCKEPYSDITFNITMRRKTLFYTVNLIIPCVGITFLTVLVFYLPSDSGEKVSLCSSILLSLTVFFLLLAEIIPPTSLAIPLLGKYLLFTMILVTLSIWITVCVLNVHFRSPSTHNMSPWVRQVFLNWMPRMLMMRRTPYSTPEYDDTYMDSGYTNEIDFSVSDYPLELKGSPDGFESVTSQYKNIREDDARHIPHASVTDSENTMPRHLSPDVISALKGVRFIAQHIKNADKDNEVIEDWKFVAMVLDRLFLWVFTFACIGGTLGIICQAPSLYDTRKPVDQDLSGISLRNYMYPNSEEILQEE; encoded by the exons ATGAGAATATCGCTCGGTATTCTACTCAATACGCTTAATATCATACACG GTATAGCCggaatgaaaatttatgaagcaAATCCTGATACCAAGAGGCTTTACGATGATTTGCTGTCCAACTACAACAGACTTATACGCCCTGTTATCAATAATACCGAAACGTTAACAGTTTGGCTCGGCTTGAAGCTGTCGCAACTCATCGAAATG AACTTGAAAAATCAAGTGATGACAACGAATGTCTGGGTGGAACAG AAATGGTTTGATTACAAACTACGATGGGATCCAGAAGAATACGGCGGCGTGGAGATGCTTTACGTGCCTTCCGAGAATATTTGGCTACCAGATATCGTATTATACAATAA cGCCGATGGCAATTACGAAGTAACGCTTATGACGAaggcaactttaaaatatacgGGCGAGGTATCCTGGAAGCCGCCAGCAATCTATAAATCATCCTGCGAGATTAACGTGGAGTACTTCCCGTTTGATGAACAATCGTGCATCATGAAATTCGGCTCTTGGACATATAATGGCGCTCAG GTGGATCTTAAACATATGAAACAAGTACCTGGCAGCAATTTGGTTGCAACAGGGATTGACTTGAAAGACTTTTACTTATCGGTAGAATGGGATATTTTAGAAGTACCCGCGTCAAGGAACGAGGAGTATTATCCTTGTTGCAAGGAACCCTATTCTG ATATCACCTTTAACATTACGATGCGAAGAAAAACATTATTCTATACGGTCAACTTAATCATCCCGTGCGTTGGTATAACGTTCCTTACAGTACTTGTCTTCTACCTTCCAAGTGACTCCGGCGAAAAA gTGTCACTGTGTTCTTCCATTCTACTCTCGCTGACAGTGTTCTTTTTACTACTAGCAGAAATTATACCACCTACGTCACTGGCCATTCCGCTTTTAGGAAAATACTTGCTATTCACTATGATTTTAGTCACGTTATCGATATGGATCACTGTATGCGTACTGAACGTTCATTTTCG ATCACCGTCCACGCACAATATGTCGCCATGGGTCAGACAAGTATTCTTAAATTGGATGCCACGAATGTTGATGATGCGTCGAACACCGTACTCGACCCCGGAATATGACGATACGTATATGGATAGCGGATATACCAATGAAATAGATTTTAG CGTTAGCGACTACCCTCTGGAGTTAAAAGGAAGTCCAGATGGATTCGAGAGCGTCACCTCCCAGTATAAGAATATAAGGGAGGATGATGCCCGCCATATTCCACACGCGTCAG TCACTGATAGCGAAAATACGATGCCGAGACACTTGTCCCCAGATGTCATATCAGCTCTTAAGGGTGTGCGCTTCATTGCTCAACATATAAAAAATGCAGACAAGGATAACGAG gttaTAGAAGATTGGAAATTCGTAGCCATGGTTTTAGATAGACTTTTTCTTTGGGTTTTTACATTCGCATGTATCGGAGGTACGCTCGGCATAATATGTCAAGCTCCAAGTTTATATGATACAAGAAAACCTGTGGACCAAGATCTTTCTGGAATATCACTTCGTAATTATATGTACCCGAATTCAGAAGAGATTTTGCAAGAAGaataa